A genome region from Tursiops truncatus isolate mTurTru1 chromosome 15, mTurTru1.mat.Y, whole genome shotgun sequence includes the following:
- the GLYR1 gene encoding cytokine-like nuclear factor N-PAC isoform X7, with the protein MAAVSLRLGDLVWGKLGRYPPWPGKIVNPPKDLKKPRGKKCFFVKFFGTEDHAWIKVEQLKPYHAHKEEMIKINKGKRFQQAVDAVEEFLRRAKGKDQTSSHSSADDKNRRNSSEERSRPNSGDEKRKLSLSEGKVKKNMGEGKKRVSSGSSERGSKSPLKRAQEQSPRKRGRPPKDEKDLTIPESSTVKGMMAGPMAAFKWQPTVSEPVKDADPHFHHFLLSQTEKPAVCYQAITKKLKICEEETGSTSIQAADSTAVNGSITPTDKKIGFLGLGLMGSGIVSNLLKMGHTVTVWNRTAEKLVLGPSGVLQGIRPGKCYVDMSTVDADTVTELAQVIVSRGGRFLEAPVSGNQQLSNDGMLVILAAGDRGLYEDCSSCFQAMGKTSFFLGEVGNAAKMMLIVNMVQGSFMATIAEGLTLAQVTGQSQQTLLDILNQGQLASIFLDQKCQNILQGNFKPDFYLKYIQKDLRLAIALGDAVNHPTPMAAAANEGTQVRALVREDPTCRGASKPVRHNY; encoded by the exons TGCCTGGATCAAAGTGGAACAGCTCAAGCCGTATCATGCACATAAGgaggaaatgataaagattaaCAAGGGAAAACGATTCCAGCAAGCTGTGGATGCTGTAGAAGAGTTCCTCAGGAGAGCCAAGGGAAAAGACCAG ACATCGTCCCACAGTTCTGCTGATGACAAGAATCGGCGTAATTCCAGTGAGGAGAGAAGTAGGCCAAACTCAGGTGATGAGAAGCGCAAGCTTAGCCTGTCTGAAGGGAAGGTGAAGAAGAAcatgggagaaggaaagaagagggtgTCTTCAGGCTCCTCAGAGAGAGGCTCCAAGTCCCCTCTGAAAAGAGCCCAAGAGCAAAGTCCCCGGAAGCGGGGTCGGCCCCCAAAGGATGAGAAG GACCTCACCATCCCCGAGTCTAGTACTGTGAAGGGGATGATGGCCGGACCCATGGCTGCGTTTAAATGGCAACCAACCGTGAGCGAG CCTGTTAAAGATGCAGACCCTCATTTCCATCACTTCCTGCTCAGCCAAACCGAGAAG cCAGCTGTCTGTTACCAGGCAAtcacaaagaaattgaaaatatgtgaagag GAGACTGGGTCCACCTCCATCCAGGCAGCAGACAGCACGGCTGTGAATGGCAGCATCACACCCACAGACAAAAA gATAGGATTTTTGGGCCTTGGCCTCATGGGAAGTGGCATCGTCTCCAACTTGCTAAAAATGGGTCACACGGTGACTGTCTGGAACCGGACTGCAGAGAAA CTGGTGCTGGGCCCCAGTGGTGTGCTGCAAGGGATCCGCCCCGGGAAGTGCTACGTGGACATGTCAACGGTGGATGCTGACACAGTCACCGAGCTGGCCCAG GTGATTGTGTCCAGGGGGGGCCGCTTTCTGGAAGCCCCGGTCTCAGGGAATCAGCAGCTATCTAATGATGGGATGTTGGTGATCTTAGCGGCCGGAGACAGGGGCTTATATGAGGACTGCAGCAGCTGCTTCCAGGCAATGGGGAAGACTTCCTTCTTTCTAG GTGAGGTTGGCAACGCAGCTAAGATGATGCTGATCGTGAACATGGTCCAGGGGAGCTTCATGGCCACCATCGCTGAGGGGCTCACCCTGGCCCAAGTGACAGGCCAGTCCCAGCAGACACTCTTGGACATCCTCAATCAGGGACAGTTGGccagcatcttcctggaccagaagTGCCAAA ATATCCTACAAGGAAACTTTAAGCCTGATTTCTACCTGAAATACATTCAGAAGGATCTCCGTCTAGCCATTGCGCTGGGTGATGCCGTCAACCATCCGACTCCTATGGCAGCTGCAGCCAATGAG gggacacaggttcgagccctggtccgggaagatcccacatgccgcggagcctctaagcccgtgcgccacaactactga
- the GLYR1 gene encoding cytokine-like nuclear factor N-PAC isoform X5, which yields MAAVSLRLGDLVWGKLGRYPPWPGKIVNPPKDLKKPRGKKCFFVKFFGTEDHAWIKVEQLKPYHAHKEEMIKINKGKRFQQAVDAVEEFLRRAKGKDQTSSHSSADDKNRRNSSEERSRPNSGDEKRKLSLSEGKVKKNMGEGKKRVSSGSSERGSKSPLKRAQEQSPRKRGRPPKDEKDLTIPESSTVKGMMAGPMAAFKWQPTVSEPVKDADPHFHHFLLSQTEKPAVCYQAITKKLKICEEETGSTSIQAADSTAVNGSITPTDKKIGFLGLGLMGSGIVSNLLKMGHTVTVWNRTAEKEGARLGRTPAEVVSTCDITFACVSDPKAAKDLVLGPSGVLQGIRPGKCYVDMSTVDADTVTELAQVIVSRGGRFLEAPVSGNQQLSNDGMLVILAAGDRGLYEDCSSCFQAMGKTSFFLGEVGNAAKMMLIVNMVQGSFMATIAEGLTLAQVTGQSQQTLLDILNQGQLASIFLDQKCQNILQGNFKPDFYLKYIQKDLRLAIALGDAVNHPTPMAAAANEVYKRAKALDQSDNDMSAVYRAYIH from the exons TGCCTGGATCAAAGTGGAACAGCTCAAGCCGTATCATGCACATAAGgaggaaatgataaagattaaCAAGGGAAAACGATTCCAGCAAGCTGTGGATGCTGTAGAAGAGTTCCTCAGGAGAGCCAAGGGAAAAGACCAG ACATCGTCCCACAGTTCTGCTGATGACAAGAATCGGCGTAATTCCAGTGAGGAGAGAAGTAGGCCAAACTCAGGTGATGAGAAGCGCAAGCTTAGCCTGTCTGAAGGGAAGGTGAAGAAGAAcatgggagaaggaaagaagagggtgTCTTCAGGCTCCTCAGAGAGAGGCTCCAAGTCCCCTCTGAAAAGAGCCCAAGAGCAAAGTCCCCGGAAGCGGGGTCGGCCCCCAAAGGATGAGAAG GACCTCACCATCCCCGAGTCTAGTACTGTGAAGGGGATGATGGCCGGACCCATGGCTGCGTTTAAATGGCAACCAACCGTGAGCGAG CCTGTTAAAGATGCAGACCCTCATTTCCATCACTTCCTGCTCAGCCAAACCGAGAAG cCAGCTGTCTGTTACCAGGCAAtcacaaagaaattgaaaatatgtgaagag GAGACTGGGTCCACCTCCATCCAGGCAGCAGACAGCACGGCTGTGAATGGCAGCATCACACCCACAGACAAAAA gATAGGATTTTTGGGCCTTGGCCTCATGGGAAGTGGCATCGTCTCCAACTTGCTAAAAATGGGTCACACGGTGACTGTCTGGAACCGGACTGCAGAGAAA GAGGGGGCCCGCCTAGGAAGAACCCCCGCTGAAGTCGTTTCAACTTGTGACATCACGTTTGCCTGCGTGTCGGATCCAAAGGCAGCCAAGGAC CTGGTGCTGGGCCCCAGTGGTGTGCTGCAAGGGATCCGCCCCGGGAAGTGCTACGTGGACATGTCAACGGTGGATGCTGACACAGTCACCGAGCTGGCCCAG GTGATTGTGTCCAGGGGGGGCCGCTTTCTGGAAGCCCCGGTCTCAGGGAATCAGCAGCTATCTAATGATGGGATGTTGGTGATCTTAGCGGCCGGAGACAGGGGCTTATATGAGGACTGCAGCAGCTGCTTCCAGGCAATGGGGAAGACTTCCTTCTTTCTAG GTGAGGTTGGCAACGCAGCTAAGATGATGCTGATCGTGAACATGGTCCAGGGGAGCTTCATGGCCACCATCGCTGAGGGGCTCACCCTGGCCCAAGTGACAGGCCAGTCCCAGCAGACACTCTTGGACATCCTCAATCAGGGACAGTTGGccagcatcttcctggaccagaagTGCCAAA ATATCCTACAAGGAAACTTTAAGCCTGATTTCTACCTGAAATACATTCAGAAGGATCTCCGTCTAGCCATTGCGCTGGGTGATGCCGTCAACCATCCGACTCCTATGGCAGCTGCAGCCAATGAG GTGTACAAAAGAGCCAAGGCACTGGACCAGTCTGACAATGACATGTCTGCCGTGTACCGAGCCTATATACACTAA
- the GLYR1 gene encoding cytokine-like nuclear factor N-PAC isoform X1: MAAVSLRLGDLVWGKLGRYPPWPGKIVNPPKDLKKPRGKKCFFVKFFGTEDHAWIKVEQLKPYHAHKEEMIKINKGKRFQQAVDAVEEFLRRAKGKDQTSSHSSADDKNRRNSSEERSRPNSGDEKRKLSLSEGKVKKNMGEGKKRVSSGSSERGSKSPLKRAQEQSPRKRGRPPKDEKDLTIPESSTVKGMMAGPMAAFKWQPTVSEPVKDADPHFHHFLLSQTEKPAVCYQAITKKLKICEEETGSTSIQAADSTAVNGSITPTDKKIGFLGLGLMGSGIVSNLLKMGHTVTVWNRTAEKCDLFIQEGARLGRTPAEVVSTCDITFACVSDPKAAKDLVLGPSGVLQGIRPGKCYVDMSTVDADTVTELAQVIVSRGGRFLEAPVSGNQQLSNDGMLVILAAGDRGLYEDCSSCFQAMGKTSFFLGEVGNAAKMMLIVNMVQGSFMATIAEGLTLAQVTGQSQQTLLDILNQGQLASIFLDQKCQNILQGNFKPDFYLKYIQKDLRLAIALGDAVNHPTPMAAAANEVYKRAKALDQSDNDMSAVYRAYIH; the protein is encoded by the exons TGCCTGGATCAAAGTGGAACAGCTCAAGCCGTATCATGCACATAAGgaggaaatgataaagattaaCAAGGGAAAACGATTCCAGCAAGCTGTGGATGCTGTAGAAGAGTTCCTCAGGAGAGCCAAGGGAAAAGACCAG ACATCGTCCCACAGTTCTGCTGATGACAAGAATCGGCGTAATTCCAGTGAGGAGAGAAGTAGGCCAAACTCAGGTGATGAGAAGCGCAAGCTTAGCCTGTCTGAAGGGAAGGTGAAGAAGAAcatgggagaaggaaagaagagggtgTCTTCAGGCTCCTCAGAGAGAGGCTCCAAGTCCCCTCTGAAAAGAGCCCAAGAGCAAAGTCCCCGGAAGCGGGGTCGGCCCCCAAAGGATGAGAAG GACCTCACCATCCCCGAGTCTAGTACTGTGAAGGGGATGATGGCCGGACCCATGGCTGCGTTTAAATGGCAACCAACCGTGAGCGAG CCTGTTAAAGATGCAGACCCTCATTTCCATCACTTCCTGCTCAGCCAAACCGAGAAG cCAGCTGTCTGTTACCAGGCAAtcacaaagaaattgaaaatatgtgaagag GAGACTGGGTCCACCTCCATCCAGGCAGCAGACAGCACGGCTGTGAATGGCAGCATCACACCCACAGACAAAAA gATAGGATTTTTGGGCCTTGGCCTCATGGGAAGTGGCATCGTCTCCAACTTGCTAAAAATGGGTCACACGGTGACTGTCTGGAACCGGACTGCAGAGAAA TGTGATTTGTTCATCCAGGAGGGGGCCCGCCTAGGAAGAACCCCCGCTGAAGTCGTTTCAACTTGTGACATCACGTTTGCCTGCGTGTCGGATCCAAAGGCAGCCAAGGAC CTGGTGCTGGGCCCCAGTGGTGTGCTGCAAGGGATCCGCCCCGGGAAGTGCTACGTGGACATGTCAACGGTGGATGCTGACACAGTCACCGAGCTGGCCCAG GTGATTGTGTCCAGGGGGGGCCGCTTTCTGGAAGCCCCGGTCTCAGGGAATCAGCAGCTATCTAATGATGGGATGTTGGTGATCTTAGCGGCCGGAGACAGGGGCTTATATGAGGACTGCAGCAGCTGCTTCCAGGCAATGGGGAAGACTTCCTTCTTTCTAG GTGAGGTTGGCAACGCAGCTAAGATGATGCTGATCGTGAACATGGTCCAGGGGAGCTTCATGGCCACCATCGCTGAGGGGCTCACCCTGGCCCAAGTGACAGGCCAGTCCCAGCAGACACTCTTGGACATCCTCAATCAGGGACAGTTGGccagcatcttcctggaccagaagTGCCAAA ATATCCTACAAGGAAACTTTAAGCCTGATTTCTACCTGAAATACATTCAGAAGGATCTCCGTCTAGCCATTGCGCTGGGTGATGCCGTCAACCATCCGACTCCTATGGCAGCTGCAGCCAATGAG GTGTACAAAAGAGCCAAGGCACTGGACCAGTCTGACAATGACATGTCTGCCGTGTACCGAGCCTATATACACTAA
- the GLYR1 gene encoding cytokine-like nuclear factor N-PAC isoform X6, with amino-acid sequence MAAVSLRLGDLVWGKLGRYPPWPGKIVNPPKDLKKPRGKKCFFVKFFGTEDHAWIKVEQLKPYHAHKEEMIKINKGKRFQQAVDAVEEFLRRAKGKDQTSSHSSADDKNRRNSSEERSRPNSGDEKRKLSLSEGKVKKNMGEGKKRVSSGSSERGSKSPLKRAQEQSPRKRGRPPKDEKDLTIPESSTVKGMMAGPMAAFKWQPTVSEPVKDADPHFHHFLLSQTEKPAVCYQAITKKLKICEEETGSTSIQAADSTAVNGSITPTDKKIGFLGLGLMGSGIVSNLLKMGHTVTVWNRTAEKEGARLGRTPAEVVSTCDITFACVSDPKAAKDVLGPSGVLQGIRPGKCYVDMSTVDADTVTELAQVIVSRGGRFLEAPVSGNQQLSNDGMLVILAAGDRGLYEDCSSCFQAMGKTSFFLGEVGNAAKMMLIVNMVQGSFMATIAEGLTLAQVTGQSQQTLLDILNQGQLASIFLDQKCQNILQGNFKPDFYLKYIQKDLRLAIALGDAVNHPTPMAAAANEGTQVRALVREDPTCRGASKPVRHNY; translated from the exons TGCCTGGATCAAAGTGGAACAGCTCAAGCCGTATCATGCACATAAGgaggaaatgataaagattaaCAAGGGAAAACGATTCCAGCAAGCTGTGGATGCTGTAGAAGAGTTCCTCAGGAGAGCCAAGGGAAAAGACCAG ACATCGTCCCACAGTTCTGCTGATGACAAGAATCGGCGTAATTCCAGTGAGGAGAGAAGTAGGCCAAACTCAGGTGATGAGAAGCGCAAGCTTAGCCTGTCTGAAGGGAAGGTGAAGAAGAAcatgggagaaggaaagaagagggtgTCTTCAGGCTCCTCAGAGAGAGGCTCCAAGTCCCCTCTGAAAAGAGCCCAAGAGCAAAGTCCCCGGAAGCGGGGTCGGCCCCCAAAGGATGAGAAG GACCTCACCATCCCCGAGTCTAGTACTGTGAAGGGGATGATGGCCGGACCCATGGCTGCGTTTAAATGGCAACCAACCGTGAGCGAG CCTGTTAAAGATGCAGACCCTCATTTCCATCACTTCCTGCTCAGCCAAACCGAGAAG cCAGCTGTCTGTTACCAGGCAAtcacaaagaaattgaaaatatgtgaagag GAGACTGGGTCCACCTCCATCCAGGCAGCAGACAGCACGGCTGTGAATGGCAGCATCACACCCACAGACAAAAA gATAGGATTTTTGGGCCTTGGCCTCATGGGAAGTGGCATCGTCTCCAACTTGCTAAAAATGGGTCACACGGTGACTGTCTGGAACCGGACTGCAGAGAAA GAGGGGGCCCGCCTAGGAAGAACCCCCGCTGAAGTCGTTTCAACTTGTGACATCACGTTTGCCTGCGTGTCGGATCCAAAGGCAGCCAAGGAC GTGCTGGGCCCCAGTGGTGTGCTGCAAGGGATCCGCCCCGGGAAGTGCTACGTGGACATGTCAACGGTGGATGCTGACACAGTCACCGAGCTGGCCCAG GTGATTGTGTCCAGGGGGGGCCGCTTTCTGGAAGCCCCGGTCTCAGGGAATCAGCAGCTATCTAATGATGGGATGTTGGTGATCTTAGCGGCCGGAGACAGGGGCTTATATGAGGACTGCAGCAGCTGCTTCCAGGCAATGGGGAAGACTTCCTTCTTTCTAG GTGAGGTTGGCAACGCAGCTAAGATGATGCTGATCGTGAACATGGTCCAGGGGAGCTTCATGGCCACCATCGCTGAGGGGCTCACCCTGGCCCAAGTGACAGGCCAGTCCCAGCAGACACTCTTGGACATCCTCAATCAGGGACAGTTGGccagcatcttcctggaccagaagTGCCAAA ATATCCTACAAGGAAACTTTAAGCCTGATTTCTACCTGAAATACATTCAGAAGGATCTCCGTCTAGCCATTGCGCTGGGTGATGCCGTCAACCATCCGACTCCTATGGCAGCTGCAGCCAATGAG gggacacaggttcgagccctggtccgggaagatcccacatgccgcggagcctctaagcccgtgcgccacaactactga
- the GLYR1 gene encoding cytokine-like nuclear factor N-PAC isoform X3, producing MAAVSLRLGDLVWGKLGRYPPWPGKIVNPPKDLKKPRGKKCFFVKFFGTEDHAWIKVEQLKPYHAHKEEMIKINKGKRFQQAVDAVEEFLRRAKGKDQTSSHSSADDKNRRNSSEERSRPNSGDEKRKLSLSEGKVKKNMGEGKKRVSSGSSERGSKSPLKRAQEQSPRKRGRPPKDEKDLTIPESSTVKGMMAGPMAAFKWQPTVSEPVKDADPHFHHFLLSQTEKPAVCYQAITKKLKICEEETGSTSIQAADSTAVNGSITPTDKKIGFLGLGLMGSGIVSNLLKMGHTVTVWNRTAEKCDLFIQEGARLGRTPAEVVSTCDITFACVSDPKAAKDVLGPSGVLQGIRPGKCYVDMSTVDADTVTELAQVIVSRGGRFLEAPVSGNQQLSNDGMLVILAAGDRGLYEDCSSCFQAMGKTSFFLGEVGNAAKMMLIVNMVQGSFMATIAEGLTLAQVTGQSQQTLLDILNQGQLASIFLDQKCQNILQGNFKPDFYLKYIQKDLRLAIALGDAVNHPTPMAAAANEGTQVRALVREDPTCRGASKPVRHNY from the exons TGCCTGGATCAAAGTGGAACAGCTCAAGCCGTATCATGCACATAAGgaggaaatgataaagattaaCAAGGGAAAACGATTCCAGCAAGCTGTGGATGCTGTAGAAGAGTTCCTCAGGAGAGCCAAGGGAAAAGACCAG ACATCGTCCCACAGTTCTGCTGATGACAAGAATCGGCGTAATTCCAGTGAGGAGAGAAGTAGGCCAAACTCAGGTGATGAGAAGCGCAAGCTTAGCCTGTCTGAAGGGAAGGTGAAGAAGAAcatgggagaaggaaagaagagggtgTCTTCAGGCTCCTCAGAGAGAGGCTCCAAGTCCCCTCTGAAAAGAGCCCAAGAGCAAAGTCCCCGGAAGCGGGGTCGGCCCCCAAAGGATGAGAAG GACCTCACCATCCCCGAGTCTAGTACTGTGAAGGGGATGATGGCCGGACCCATGGCTGCGTTTAAATGGCAACCAACCGTGAGCGAG CCTGTTAAAGATGCAGACCCTCATTTCCATCACTTCCTGCTCAGCCAAACCGAGAAG cCAGCTGTCTGTTACCAGGCAAtcacaaagaaattgaaaatatgtgaagag GAGACTGGGTCCACCTCCATCCAGGCAGCAGACAGCACGGCTGTGAATGGCAGCATCACACCCACAGACAAAAA gATAGGATTTTTGGGCCTTGGCCTCATGGGAAGTGGCATCGTCTCCAACTTGCTAAAAATGGGTCACACGGTGACTGTCTGGAACCGGACTGCAGAGAAA TGTGATTTGTTCATCCAGGAGGGGGCCCGCCTAGGAAGAACCCCCGCTGAAGTCGTTTCAACTTGTGACATCACGTTTGCCTGCGTGTCGGATCCAAAGGCAGCCAAGGAC GTGCTGGGCCCCAGTGGTGTGCTGCAAGGGATCCGCCCCGGGAAGTGCTACGTGGACATGTCAACGGTGGATGCTGACACAGTCACCGAGCTGGCCCAG GTGATTGTGTCCAGGGGGGGCCGCTTTCTGGAAGCCCCGGTCTCAGGGAATCAGCAGCTATCTAATGATGGGATGTTGGTGATCTTAGCGGCCGGAGACAGGGGCTTATATGAGGACTGCAGCAGCTGCTTCCAGGCAATGGGGAAGACTTCCTTCTTTCTAG GTGAGGTTGGCAACGCAGCTAAGATGATGCTGATCGTGAACATGGTCCAGGGGAGCTTCATGGCCACCATCGCTGAGGGGCTCACCCTGGCCCAAGTGACAGGCCAGTCCCAGCAGACACTCTTGGACATCCTCAATCAGGGACAGTTGGccagcatcttcctggaccagaagTGCCAAA ATATCCTACAAGGAAACTTTAAGCCTGATTTCTACCTGAAATACATTCAGAAGGATCTCCGTCTAGCCATTGCGCTGGGTGATGCCGTCAACCATCCGACTCCTATGGCAGCTGCAGCCAATGAG gggacacaggttcgagccctggtccgggaagatcccacatgccgcggagcctctaagcccgtgcgccacaactactga
- the GLYR1 gene encoding cytokine-like nuclear factor N-PAC isoform X4 has translation MAAVSLRLGDLVWGKLGRYPPWPGKIVNPPKDLKKPRGKKCFFVKFFGTEDHAWIKVEQLKPYHAHKEEMIKINKGKRFQQAVDAVEEFLRRAKGKDQTSSHSSADDKNRRNSSEERSRPNSGDEKRKLSLSEGKVKKNMGEGKKRVSSGSSERGSKSPLKRAQEQSPRKRGRPPKDEKDLTIPESSTVKGMMAGPMAAFKWQPTVSEPVKDADPHFHHFLLSQTEKPAVCYQAITKKLKICEEETGSTSIQAADSTAVNGSITPTDKKIGFLGLGLMGSGIVSNLLKMGHTVTVWNRTAEKEGARLGRTPAEVVSTCDITFACVSDPKAAKDLVLGPSGVLQGIRPGKCYVDMSTVDADTVTELAQVIVSRGGRFLEAPVSGNQQLSNDGMLVILAAGDRGLYEDCSSCFQAMGKTSFFLGEVGNAAKMMLIVNMVQGSFMATIAEGLTLAQVTGQSQQTLLDILNQGQLASIFLDQKCQNILQGNFKPDFYLKYIQKDLRLAIALGDAVNHPTPMAAAANEGTQVRALVREDPTCRGASKPVRHNY, from the exons TGCCTGGATCAAAGTGGAACAGCTCAAGCCGTATCATGCACATAAGgaggaaatgataaagattaaCAAGGGAAAACGATTCCAGCAAGCTGTGGATGCTGTAGAAGAGTTCCTCAGGAGAGCCAAGGGAAAAGACCAG ACATCGTCCCACAGTTCTGCTGATGACAAGAATCGGCGTAATTCCAGTGAGGAGAGAAGTAGGCCAAACTCAGGTGATGAGAAGCGCAAGCTTAGCCTGTCTGAAGGGAAGGTGAAGAAGAAcatgggagaaggaaagaagagggtgTCTTCAGGCTCCTCAGAGAGAGGCTCCAAGTCCCCTCTGAAAAGAGCCCAAGAGCAAAGTCCCCGGAAGCGGGGTCGGCCCCCAAAGGATGAGAAG GACCTCACCATCCCCGAGTCTAGTACTGTGAAGGGGATGATGGCCGGACCCATGGCTGCGTTTAAATGGCAACCAACCGTGAGCGAG CCTGTTAAAGATGCAGACCCTCATTTCCATCACTTCCTGCTCAGCCAAACCGAGAAG cCAGCTGTCTGTTACCAGGCAAtcacaaagaaattgaaaatatgtgaagag GAGACTGGGTCCACCTCCATCCAGGCAGCAGACAGCACGGCTGTGAATGGCAGCATCACACCCACAGACAAAAA gATAGGATTTTTGGGCCTTGGCCTCATGGGAAGTGGCATCGTCTCCAACTTGCTAAAAATGGGTCACACGGTGACTGTCTGGAACCGGACTGCAGAGAAA GAGGGGGCCCGCCTAGGAAGAACCCCCGCTGAAGTCGTTTCAACTTGTGACATCACGTTTGCCTGCGTGTCGGATCCAAAGGCAGCCAAGGAC CTGGTGCTGGGCCCCAGTGGTGTGCTGCAAGGGATCCGCCCCGGGAAGTGCTACGTGGACATGTCAACGGTGGATGCTGACACAGTCACCGAGCTGGCCCAG GTGATTGTGTCCAGGGGGGGCCGCTTTCTGGAAGCCCCGGTCTCAGGGAATCAGCAGCTATCTAATGATGGGATGTTGGTGATCTTAGCGGCCGGAGACAGGGGCTTATATGAGGACTGCAGCAGCTGCTTCCAGGCAATGGGGAAGACTTCCTTCTTTCTAG GTGAGGTTGGCAACGCAGCTAAGATGATGCTGATCGTGAACATGGTCCAGGGGAGCTTCATGGCCACCATCGCTGAGGGGCTCACCCTGGCCCAAGTGACAGGCCAGTCCCAGCAGACACTCTTGGACATCCTCAATCAGGGACAGTTGGccagcatcttcctggaccagaagTGCCAAA ATATCCTACAAGGAAACTTTAAGCCTGATTTCTACCTGAAATACATTCAGAAGGATCTCCGTCTAGCCATTGCGCTGGGTGATGCCGTCAACCATCCGACTCCTATGGCAGCTGCAGCCAATGAG gggacacaggttcgagccctggtccgggaagatcccacatgccgcggagcctctaagcccgtgcgccacaactactga
- the GLYR1 gene encoding cytokine-like nuclear factor N-PAC isoform X2, translating to MAAVSLRLGDLVWGKLGRYPPWPGKIVNPPKDLKKPRGKKCFFVKFFGTEDHAWIKVEQLKPYHAHKEEMIKINKGKRFQQAVDAVEEFLRRAKGKDQTSSHSSADDKNRRNSSEERSRPNSGDEKRKLSLSEGKVKKNMGEGKKRVSSGSSERGSKSPLKRAQEQSPRKRGRPPKDEKDLTIPESSTVKGMMAGPMAAFKWQPTVSEPVKDADPHFHHFLLSQTEKPAVCYQAITKKLKICEEETGSTSIQAADSTAVNGSITPTDKKIGFLGLGLMGSGIVSNLLKMGHTVTVWNRTAEKCDLFIQEGARLGRTPAEVVSTCDITFACVSDPKAAKDLVLGPSGVLQGIRPGKCYVDMSTVDADTVTELAQVIVSRGGRFLEAPVSGNQQLSNDGMLVILAAGDRGLYEDCSSCFQAMGKTSFFLGEVGNAAKMMLIVNMVQGSFMATIAEGLTLAQVTGQSQQTLLDILNQGQLASIFLDQKCQNILQGNFKPDFYLKYIQKDLRLAIALGDAVNHPTPMAAAANEGTQVRALVREDPTCRGASKPVRHNY from the exons TGCCTGGATCAAAGTGGAACAGCTCAAGCCGTATCATGCACATAAGgaggaaatgataaagattaaCAAGGGAAAACGATTCCAGCAAGCTGTGGATGCTGTAGAAGAGTTCCTCAGGAGAGCCAAGGGAAAAGACCAG ACATCGTCCCACAGTTCTGCTGATGACAAGAATCGGCGTAATTCCAGTGAGGAGAGAAGTAGGCCAAACTCAGGTGATGAGAAGCGCAAGCTTAGCCTGTCTGAAGGGAAGGTGAAGAAGAAcatgggagaaggaaagaagagggtgTCTTCAGGCTCCTCAGAGAGAGGCTCCAAGTCCCCTCTGAAAAGAGCCCAAGAGCAAAGTCCCCGGAAGCGGGGTCGGCCCCCAAAGGATGAGAAG GACCTCACCATCCCCGAGTCTAGTACTGTGAAGGGGATGATGGCCGGACCCATGGCTGCGTTTAAATGGCAACCAACCGTGAGCGAG CCTGTTAAAGATGCAGACCCTCATTTCCATCACTTCCTGCTCAGCCAAACCGAGAAG cCAGCTGTCTGTTACCAGGCAAtcacaaagaaattgaaaatatgtgaagag GAGACTGGGTCCACCTCCATCCAGGCAGCAGACAGCACGGCTGTGAATGGCAGCATCACACCCACAGACAAAAA gATAGGATTTTTGGGCCTTGGCCTCATGGGAAGTGGCATCGTCTCCAACTTGCTAAAAATGGGTCACACGGTGACTGTCTGGAACCGGACTGCAGAGAAA TGTGATTTGTTCATCCAGGAGGGGGCCCGCCTAGGAAGAACCCCCGCTGAAGTCGTTTCAACTTGTGACATCACGTTTGCCTGCGTGTCGGATCCAAAGGCAGCCAAGGAC CTGGTGCTGGGCCCCAGTGGTGTGCTGCAAGGGATCCGCCCCGGGAAGTGCTACGTGGACATGTCAACGGTGGATGCTGACACAGTCACCGAGCTGGCCCAG GTGATTGTGTCCAGGGGGGGCCGCTTTCTGGAAGCCCCGGTCTCAGGGAATCAGCAGCTATCTAATGATGGGATGTTGGTGATCTTAGCGGCCGGAGACAGGGGCTTATATGAGGACTGCAGCAGCTGCTTCCAGGCAATGGGGAAGACTTCCTTCTTTCTAG GTGAGGTTGGCAACGCAGCTAAGATGATGCTGATCGTGAACATGGTCCAGGGGAGCTTCATGGCCACCATCGCTGAGGGGCTCACCCTGGCCCAAGTGACAGGCCAGTCCCAGCAGACACTCTTGGACATCCTCAATCAGGGACAGTTGGccagcatcttcctggaccagaagTGCCAAA ATATCCTACAAGGAAACTTTAAGCCTGATTTCTACCTGAAATACATTCAGAAGGATCTCCGTCTAGCCATTGCGCTGGGTGATGCCGTCAACCATCCGACTCCTATGGCAGCTGCAGCCAATGAG gggacacaggttcgagccctggtccgggaagatcccacatgccgcggagcctctaagcccgtgcgccacaactactga